Proteins from one Coffea arabica cultivar ET-39 chromosome 8c, Coffea Arabica ET-39 HiFi, whole genome shotgun sequence genomic window:
- the LOC140013779 gene encoding cytosolic sulfotransferase 8-like, with the protein MSSSTEVEQKDDHFEEFFQRLQPKKPIEGGLLANYQGVWFDADLLQATLTFQKNFKANESDIILATMPKSGTTWLKALTISIVNRNNHSVDESPLLFSNPHYLVPFLEMYL; encoded by the coding sequence ATGTCATCTTCAACTGAAGTGGAGCAAAAAGATGAtcactttgaagagtttttccaAAGGTTGCAACCAAAGAAGCCGATAGAAGGGGGCTTGCTGGCTAATTACCAAGGGGTTTGGTTTGATGCAGATTTACTTCAAGCTACATTAACCTTTCAAAAGAATTTCAAAGCCAATGAGTCTGACATTATTTTGGCCACCATGCCGAAATCAGGCACCACATGGCTTAAAGCCCTCACCATCAGTATTGTTAACCGCAACAATCATTCAGTTGATGAGAGCCCTTTGCTCTTCTCCAACCCTCATTATCTGGTTCCTTTTCTCGAGATGTATCTGTAG
- the LOC113706367 gene encoding cytosolic sulfotransferase 15 yields MSSSTEVEQKDDHFEELFQRLQPKKPVAGGLVANYQGVWFYADLLQATLTFQKHFKAIDSDIILASMPKSGTTWLKALTFSIVNRNNHSVDDSPLLFSNPHYLVPFLEIYLYKDGNIPDIDSMPCPRILATHLPYQFLPSSILDCSNCRIIYLCRNPLDVFTSLLQFLLQNGLISSPSMSIDVPFEEFCQGIHPYGPFWDHCLGYWDASLKNPQKVLFLKYEDLKKDVNSSVKKIADFLGYPFSAEEQEAGLVEEIAMLCSFENLKNLDCNKEGEIHGAFRVKHSSFFRKAEVGDWVNVLTPSMANRLEKLFQEKLGESGLTLEIKSK; encoded by the coding sequence ATGTCATCTTCAACTGAAGTGGAGCAAAAAGATGATCACTTTGAAGAGCTCTTCCAGAGGTTGCAACCAAAGAAGCCTGTAGCAGGGGGCCTGGTGGCTAATTACCAAGGCGTTTGGTTTTATGCAGACTTGCTTCAAGCCACATTAACCTTTCAAAAGCACTTCAAAGCCATTGACTCTGACATTATTTTGGCCAGCATGCCGAAATCGGGAACCACATGGCTTAAAGCCCTCACCTTCAGTATTGTTAACCGCAACAATCATTCAGTCGATGACAGCCCTTTGCTCTTCTCCAACCCTCATTATCTCGTCCCTTTTCTCGAGATATATCTGTACAAGGATGGTAATATTCCCGATATAGACTCTATGCCTTGCCCACGAATCCTCGCTACTCACCTCCCTTATCAATTCCTTCCTAGCAGCATCTTGGATTGCTCCAATTGTCGAATCATCTACCTGTGCCGAAACCCTTTGGATGTGTTCACTTCGTTGTTGCAATTCTTGCTGCAAAATGGTCTTATTTCAAGCCCATCGATGTCTATTGATGTAccttttgaagagttttgtcagGGCATACACCCGTATGGTCCATTTTGGGACCATTGTTTGGGATATTGGGATGCAAGCTTGAAAAACCCTCAAAAAGTGTTGTTTTTGAAGTATGAGGATCTAAAAAAGGATGTCAATAGCTCCGTGAAGAAGATAGCCGACTTTTTAGGATATCCATTTTCAGCTGAGGAACAGGAAGCCGGTTTGGTTGAAGAAATAGCAATGCTCTGCAGCTTCGAAAATCTTAAGAATTTGGACTGTAACAAGGAGGGGGAGATACACGGCGCTTTTAGAGTTAAGCATAGTTCCTTTTTCAGGAAGGCAGAAGTTGGTGATTGGGTAAATGTACTAACTCCTTCCATGGCCAACCGACTTGAAAAATTGTTTCAAGAAAAGCTTGGGGAATCCGGGTTGACGCTGGAAATCAAGAGCAAATAG
- the LOC113707119 gene encoding phosphomevalonate kinase, peroxisomal-like yields MDHVPNRIASAPGKVLMTGGYLILERPNAGIVLSTNARFYAIVKPLYEEIKPESWAWAWTDVKLTSPQMSRETIYKLSLKHLTLQPVSSSASRNPFVEHAVQYAVAAAHAKFGKDKTDALQKILLQGLDITILGCNEFYSYRNQVFHVSCHVSSSRDSLVVFSDHFLLVPLNTMAVSKLVVDLNHIYAPKSNLLVVRVPGFIIIKAYSV; encoded by the exons ATGGACCACGTTCCCAA CAGGATTGCTTCTGCTCCTGGAAAGGTTTTGATGACTGGAGGTTATCTAATTTTGGAGAGGCCTAATGCAGGGATTGTCCTGAGCACAAATGCACGATTTTATGCCATAGTGAAGCCACTTTATGAGGAAATCAAACCTGAGAGTTGGGCTTGG GCATGGACAGATGTAAAATTAACTTCTCCACAGATGTCGAGAGAAACTATATACAAATTGTCCCTCAAACATTTAACTCTTCAGCCTGTGTCTTCAAG TGCCTCAAGAAACCCCTTTGTAGAACATGCGGTCCAATATGCAGTGGCAGCAGCTCATGCAAAATTTGGCAAAGACAAGACAGATGCATTACAAAAGATACTTTTGCAAG GTCTTGATATTACGATTCTAGGATGCAATGAGTTTTATTCATATAGGAATCAGGTATTTCACGTTTCCTGTCATGTATCTTCAAGCCGTGACAGCTTAGTGGTGTTTAGTGATCATTTCCTTCTTGTCCCTCTTAACACAATGGCTGTCTCTAAATTAGTGGTTGACTTGAATCATATCTATGCACCAAAAAGCAATTTGCTAGTTGTTCGAGTGCCAGGTTTCATAATAATAAAAGCTTACTCAGTTTGA